In Sus scrofa isolate TJ Tabasco breed Duroc chromosome 14, Sscrofa11.1, whole genome shotgun sequence, the sequence atctttttaaaaatgtctttccttaaagggtagttgatttatactgtgatcatttctgctgtacctcaGTAGCTCGTAATGacctataacggaaaagaatctgaaaaggagtatatatgtataatctgaaaaagaatatgtatgggagtcattttgctgtacactcgAAACTAAcccagcattgtaaattaactatactccaattaaaaaaaatgaaaaaaaaggaaaaactggagaggtgggaaaaagaaaaggagaaattgattaattaaaagataaagattGTTGAGAACTAGAAGAGCTGCATCTTAAAGACTGTTCAGTAAAATGGACCAATTTCTTACAAAtctcagaagacagaaaaaaatgagaaacctAAAAGGTTTCCAAAGAGGATAGAGCAAATCTAAACAGGAAAAGGAAACGGTACATTTGCatctaaaatagattttttaatgcatttttaaattttttattttaattttatttttttgctttttagggccacagtagcggcatgtggaggttctcaggctaggggtccaatcggagctacagttgctgacctacacctcagctcctggcaacgccagatccttaacccactgagcgaggccagggattgaacccgccacctcatggttcctagttggattcgtttccactgccgacgcgctgggaactccctgcatctaAAATAGATTTGATCACATCATTGAAATGGGTACTTTGGGGAAGAAAATTTAAACCATCAAAATCAACCCAAGAAGCAGAAAACCTGAAGTAGCAGGTATTCATACAGGAGATTGGAACATTTACTGAAAGATTACCTCCAATATGGGTCCTGAGGTTTGTCTCTTGGACGGAAGAGCTTGTTCAGATATTCTAGGTACTGAAAATAACCTTGAACTTTTCCAGAGCAGAGCGGAAGCTGGCCAGTTACAGGGATAACCTTATTGCTAAAATCTGACAGAAAGCAAACGATTTGTATGTCTGGATGTGCAGACTCAGGAATCTCTTCCATCTCAAGTAAGAGAATCAAGCAGGAGGGGAAGGATGGCTCGATGAGGAAATTTCCCAATATTAAACTTCCCATCAGTAGACAAAAAGTGAAAACCTGCGTGAGTGAGTGTGTGTAGGCTGGTTTTCTAGctcttgctttttttggtttaattaaaattttttttcttgcagcagTGACTTTTTGAGGACACCTGACCCATCGGCTTACAGGAACACCCTAGTGTCTCCCAGGCGTGAGGGAGCCATTTGACTCGTTCCCTCATCCCTTTAGTCCCAATAAAGTTAAAATTAgctttaaagaaattgaaagaacactgtaaaccaaccataatgaaaaacataaaaatcattaagagaaaaaaaattagctttaaagGCTTGATTGGATTCAGGTTAACGTTTTTAGTAAGAACACGTCAGAGCTGGTGGTGTGACTTTTGAGTCTTCATGCATCAGGCCTGTGATGCAGGGAGCCCCACAGTTGGTGATTCTAGGTTTGATCAATTAGCTTGAGTGTAACAGCTGAATCTTCTCTTTGTAAAGGTATAGCTTCCCATTGCAATTAGAAACTAATCTGTGGGTTAATAAATCATAGTGTGAACaccccattcttttcttttcagggccacaccctcagcttatggaaattcccaggctggggttgaattggacttatagccgctggtctacaccacagccacagcaatgcgggatctgagctgaggctgccgtctatgccacagctcatggcaacgccagatccttaacctactaagcaaggccaggaatcgaacctgcgtcctcatggaggctaatCAGGTTTGCTAccattgagtcacaacaggaactcctaaatatcctGTTCTTCATTAACCTTTTGTTCAATAATTTTAGCATCCGCTATGATCCTTGCCTCAAACAATGACTGGGACTTGCCACAATGATTTTTCTAATTGCATGATTCCTTCTATATGTGTTACCTGGCAGTCTTCTGTTAGCAAAAGCTTTCCCTCAGCAGCTGGGGATGGACGACATTTCGTTCTATAAAGACAACATagatgtttattttccttaagtACCAATACGTAGAGTAAGGAATTGGTTTACCAGTTAATAATACTGTCCAATGAACATTTTCCTCCTTTTCGTAATATCATCATGGACTGGGAGACGTTTTTAAAATCCAGTATTTTACTGTTAGAGTGATAACTCATCTTTTGGAgttataattcatataccataaaattcattctttttttttgtctttttgctttttctagggccgcacctgtggcatatggaggttcccaggctagggtcgaatcggagctgtagccactggcctacgccacagacacagcaacgtgggatccgagccacgtctgcaacctatgccacagctcatggcaatgccagatccttaacccactgagcaaggccagggatcgaacccgcaacctcatggttcctagtcagattcattaaccactgcgccatgatgggaactccaaaattcactcttttaaatGTCCCatttggggagttcttgttgtggcctagcagaaatgaacccaactgctagtatctatgaggacacagctttgatccctggccttgctcagtgggttaagaatctgatgttgccatgagctgcgatgtaggctgcagatatggctcggatttggtgttgctgtggccatggcatagctggcagctgtgactccgattcaaccactagcctgggaattttcatatgccaaaagaaaaaaaaacatattcagCATTTAAAAGTATACTAACAAAGTTTTGTAACCACCAGTACTATATGATTGCAGAAGATTTTCATTAACCCAGGAAGAAGCCCTATATTCTTCAGCAGTCACTCCCTacttcctctgcccccagccctggcaaccactaatctgctagttctgtctctatggatttgtttattttttgacattccatataaatgaaatcatataatatggggccttttgtgtctggcttcctttatAATGCTttaaggttcatctgtgttgtaacatgtatcagtacAGCATTTCTTTTTCACGGTCAAattatattccactgtatggatataccataatttatctaGCTATCAGCTGATAGACACATTTTCACGGCTTTTCCACTCAAGTTAGGAATTATGGCTTTTCTGCCTAAATTAGGATTTTTCTCTCAGGTTTAAGCCAAGGAGGGTAAATGTGGGTCTGGGTGATCACACTTAAGGCCAAATCCTGCTTCTTCCATGTGTTGCAGTCTAATGCTTGCATGCTATGCGGGACACCTAGATGTTGTGAAATATCTCCGAAGACATGGTGCCTCTTGGGACACTAGAGACCTAGGAGGCTGCACGGCTCTGCACTGGGCTGCAGATGGAGGCCACTGCAATGTGATTGAGTGGATGATAAAGGACGGCTGTGAGGTATGGGATCTTCCTTATTAACTATGCACGTATAGTTAAGAACCTAAATGCAGTTCCCTAGGGGTTAGGAGAAGCAGCGCCTTTGGTGGATGTCTTTGATTAGGTTTAGGGAACCCTAGAAATGCTGGAGAAAGTTATCTGACTTCTGAGAAGAAGGTTCCTGAAGCCTTGGGGAAAAAGATCTCTATAGGATTGTTAAGATGGTGAGGCGTCAGATTATCATGGAGGTTCATCTTgtatagagagaaagaaacagtgctgaatccttagccgGACCTGATGCTGCTTCTGCTTTATTACTGTGTTCATTCtctcttttatctcttctttcaATCCGCCAACCAAGCTTGATGTGCCTCTACCACACACCAGATATTTTCTTAGGTGCTGGATACACGAAGAAGTTCACAACTCTTGCAGCCACAGTGCTGCTTTTAAAAAGAGTTAGATTATTTTCAATCTTAGTTTGCTTTAATGATTAGTCATTTCAAAAATTTCCAAAGAGCAAACACTGTATCGAGAATAGAGCATTCCAGCTCTAGTGACTTGGCCTTGAAGCAGGCATGTTGGTCTACTTTTGGTTCCATCAGACGTGTCTGATTTCAGGTCATCAGAAAGTACACATCTGACCTAGCAAGTTGAAGTAGAGTTATTTGGACTTCTGTAGATACTTGAGGTTGGGCAAGTAGGATTAGATCAATTATAGTAATTGCTGATAACTTTGAAAACTTTAGTTCAAGACTTCAAAGAAGTTAAACAAAAGTTTCAAGGCATGGAAATAAGGAATGATGAACAGAATGCTATCCTGATTGTGACTGCCAGATGGTGTAGAGTATGAGAAATTAAATTGATGACctggaaaataaactcaaatggagaAGAGTTACGTCTCTTGGATGGTGTTTGTAGATTTGTTATAGTTTGTCTCTGAAGTGTGATTAAGAGAAAGCAAGGCTTTGGTTACAGAATTTCATGGGTTCCTGCTGCTGCTCAGAGGGCCGAGAAGAGGGGCCTTGGAAGGAAAAACCTCAGTCATTAAGgaaattctcttccattatgcttcttgttttctttgttttagaaaCAGGCACAAAAGATCAGAAGGATGTGTGCCAGTGTGGTTAGGGCTGGCCCACACCTGCCTTGTGTGGTCCTGACAGCCACACTCCCCTTGTTTGGTTCATGATGAATTCTGCTCATGCTGTGGACCCAGTGGAATTCTGTAGGTGAAAATGAAGGTTGACCTTGGCTGAAAGAAGGGCATGTCCCCGTCATCAACTGGAATTTGGGAAGTGTTggctctctgggcttcagttgtGAACACACTCATTTGGGGTAAATTCCATCTTCTTCTGTGGCATTGGAGCTACATGAAGGTGTCTAGTAGGATTTCTGGGTGGCTGGCAGGCGGGGTGACACCAGCCTGAGTCCCTTTGTTTTCTTGGCAGATGGTTGACCTGATGCTCTGGAAGACCGTAGGATGGATCTGGGAGCAAAGTGGTTGTAGGGGGGCACTGCCACCCTCTTCTAGAAACGAAGGATCTATACTGAGAATGGCTTCCTTGAGCAGGGAACCCTGTCTGCATTTAATGAGCCATGTGTCCTCAGGAAAGGCATTCGATTTCTATGAATTGTGGTCGAGTCATTTGTAAATCAGAAAACAGTCACCCCTGTTTAACCCTCAGGACCAGAAGAGAAAGGGTACATGACTGTGTCTGAAAACCACATGAAGCACCCTGTAATATGAGGCGATTATTTAATTGGTACTAATGGAGCTTGCTGCGCAGAGGTTGTCATTTGCATGAGGAGGAGCTGCGAGTCTTAATGGTGTGGCGGTGGATGATCTCATAGGGACAAACCGCCTGAGAGATGCTACGGCCCTTGCCTTGTTGGTTATCCTGGTCTGGTGTTTCATGACAGCTGTGGGGGTCTCTGAGTAATTCTTCTGTAACAGAattagatgtgtgtgtatgtttactTGAGTACCACTGCTCATGGATGGATGAGTTCTTCATTAAAACTGGAGGCGGCAGCCTTTACATCTTATCTAAAATATGTCTTTAAGAGCACGAAGTCGAGGGATTTTCATGTGGGGAAGATTATTGGGAAATGGCCCATCTTATTACCAGGCACACTGTGTTTTGGGGAAGGCAGTAGGTTACCTCACTTTTCAGATTGGGTTTCCTGTAAGAGATCTAGTTGCTTTGTATTTACCTGTAATTCTCCTGCTTAAAATTTATTCATACTGGTCAGTAGCAGGGTGGGTGTGGCTATTAGCATCTTGTTCCCAAGGGATTTCAAAGCTGCTTACAAAGATACTTAAAAGGCAGCAGCTGggagctgttgctgtggtgcagtgggttaatgatccagcttgtctctgcagAAGcactggtttggtccctggcctggcccagtgggtttaAAGGAGCCGgtgttggcacagctgtggcgtaggtcacagctccagctcagatttgatccttgtgCCATGTGCTATGGGGGaggctgaaaaagagaaaagtgagcagcagaaactctgaaaaacAGGTGAGGAAATTTAGGCATGGGACGCAAGGCGGGGCTCGCAGGGAACCGAGGAGAAGGtggttgtatttcatttttctctcccatcttttttcccctttggacaaaatgtaaatgaagatgccagtgggaggggagagggtccTGGGGCCTCTCTGCATCCTCTAATGTGGTCCAAACACAGCTTCGCACTGCGTAAACGCGAAGGAACTCGGCACCATCCAGCCAGGGGAATTCGGACAAGTGGACTTCCTTCCTAAGTTTCTGATGCATGATTTTAAGGGAAAGAGAGTGGGCTAAGAGCTGCTCTCCCTGTGGTCCGCCAGGTGGACGCTGTGGACACTGGCTCGGGGTGGACCCCGCTCCTGAGGGTCTCTGCGGTCTCAGGGAACCAGAAGGTCGCCTCTCTGCTGATTGACGCAGGCGCAGATGTGAACGTGAAAGATAAAGATGGGAAGACACCTCTCATGGTATGTCGGCCTTGCTCCACAGGGCGGCCTGGCTTTACACGTGGCGTCAAGGGCAGCATTCCTTGCGAGTTCAGCCACATAAGGGCGCTGGGTTTTCATTGCCTATGGCTTCTCTATTGGCCTGTGAATTACGGCATGGCATTGTCACCAtggcatctttttcttttgtcactgtATCTGTcgtacctttatttttctttttacacctaCTTGTTTAAGGATTACCAACCCTGTCCCCAGGGCCATTTTGGAATCAAAACAGATCTGTTAAAACAAAGAACGGACTCCTGTCTGTCCTGGTCTGGCCTAGCACTTGTCATACCACGTGACAGTGGAGAAAGGCAGCTTTCCTTTCCATCCTCCTTGCGGCTGCCGTTGCTGTGGAGCGAGGCACACATACCTGCTTGCGCAGAACCACAGCGGCCCTGGCCAGCTCCCTGGCTTTTGAGGATGCTGCGGGTGGACTTCCTAGACCCATGCCCCAGACACCCCCTTCCTGCCACCTGTGCCCTCTgcagggagagggtgaggagcCCAGTCACTGCTCCCGACCCCTGCTCCATTGTGTGCTTTTTAGGTGGCCGTGCTGAATAATCACGAAGAGCTAGTCCAGCTACTTCTTGACAAAGGGGCAGATGCGAGTGTGAAAAACGAGGTATATGGCTCAACCTTCATGTAAAGGTTTTCCCGGGCGGGGAGGAAGGAACAAAGATGCAAGagaatttctgtcattttctctttcagttcGGCAAAGGCGTCCTAGAAATGGCCAGAGTTTTTGACAGACAGGTTGGGACATTCTTTCTGTCCTTTCGAGGCTAATTTTGTAGCACTTAAACCCAGTTAACCCCAAACCTTGGATTACGTGCACCTGTTTTTGTTTATCCAGAATGTAGTCTCCTtattagaagaaaggaaaaaaaagcaaatgccgAAGAAGAAGCCATCTGTCTGCTGACTGGGGCGCCTCTTACCTCTGAAAGCCACGTGAGACAAAGCAAAGCGGGACTTGAGCGAGACAAAATTCTGCATTCCTGAGGCCAGacatttggttatttatttagttGAAGAGTCACCGTGACTTTTGTAACATACACCTGTTCCCACTTGTAAATCCAGCCTTTTACCTGAGCACAAGTGGCCATGATGTGATCCCTGGGCGTCTGCagagcaggaggtggggtgggggctggggagggtgtcTCCCGGCACTTGGGCCTTTTGGAGtccagcaaaaaccaaaaaatttaggTCCTGGAGCTGCACACACGTGCGTGGGTCCTCCActttcccttcctgccctccaCGCTGTCCTCTGAGCCACCCCAGGCCCTAGTGGCTATCCCTTCCCCCACGTGTTTTCAattctgtcctcccctccccacttaaGGCCTCCCAGGCCACGTCATCAGGCCAGTGTGCCTCCTGGAGGGTGGCTCCTCCAGAAAGCCCGTGAGGCCACGCCAAGACTTTGCTGCTTGGCGGTTGGCCTCACATCAAAGCACAAGGTACAGATTTCAAGATGCCCATTCTGCAGTATGAGTCTGGGCGAAGGGCAGTCCTTCTAGAACAGACCTGTCTGAGAGTGTGTTTGCGGACACTCAGGCCCTGACAGTGAAAGACCCGGCCTGCTGGCCTGTCGAAGACTTTGCCACAGAGGAAGTAGATTTACATTTAGTCCTTGGGGCGGAGAGGGTTTGGAGACTGATGACTCAGCTCAGGGATGAGGAGGAATGACCAGGGCGGCCGGTTGGCAGGTCAGACACACATGGGCTGGAGCTTTAACTTAAACACCAGCAAAGAGGGGAGCTAGCTGACACCTGGCATTGCCTGTCTCCAGAGACAGCTGGTTAACCCGGCCCTCTGAGAAGTCTGCACAGGGCTGGAATTTTCTCTGCAGGGAAGACCACTTAGAAGGTAATGAAAGCCCCAAAGATCTCTGGGAAGGGCACAGGGGCAAAACCCACAATTGCACTGATGTTGGAAATTCTCAGCTTTATTCCATGCCATTTATAGAACAGCCACCTTGAGAGCTGGGTCTGCGTGTCATCTGCTCCTCTCCTTAGATGTTTCACTAGGGTTTCGACATCTGTGCCAGTTCTCATGCCTTTTAAATTTGCTAGACgaggagttgcccttgtggctcagtgggttaaggatatggcattgctgcagccacagcgtagattgcagatgcggcttgaatccagtgttgctgtggcgtaggcctcagctgcagttctgattcagcccctagcccgggaactcccatgtgccacaggtgcaataatacaaagaagaaattgctagaatagacttttaaaaaatctctaaaaatcaGAACGTAGCCACAACTTTCTAAGGCTCCTTTCCCTGCTGTGGTCAATACTGACATTCACCTTGAGTTCATTTCTTAGTCGACTGTCGTTAATATTGATGAGCTGTGGAAAGAGACACGCCCCTCAGTGTGGACATCAAGCTTGGCCATGTAATGGGGCTGACCCTGGTCTAGGAAGTGTGAGTGGAAATGGCTCCAGCCCCTCCGAGTGGAAGCTGAAGACTCCCCACGTCCTTCTTCCCTCCACCACAAGACCGGCTGTGACTTGGCTGGAGGCTGCTCTGGCAGCCTGAGGGATCCTGTGACAAGAGCCGAAGCTCCCCCAGAATGGATGTGACCTGTGAGTGAGAGATGGTGCTTTCGTGTTGTAAGTCATTGGAATTTATGCGTGGTTTGTCAGGACAGTGGAACATAGCCAACGAGATGCCTGCTTGCAGAGTCCTAACATGTATCTGTGAATTTAAGTTTCTACTGAAGCAACTCGCAAGTCCTATGATTTCCAGTCTTACTTTAttcagacatcttttttttttttttttttttttttttttggtctttttagggccgaacccacagcatatggaggttcccaggcttggggtccaatcggagctgtagccgccggcttataccacagccacagcaacaagagatccaagccatgtctgtgacctataccacagatcgtggcaacgctggatccttaacccactgagtgaggccagggatctaacctgcatcctcatggatgctagttgggtttgctaaccactgagccatgactggaactacTGTTCAGGCATTTTAAAACTCAGGAATGGatactgaattttatcaaatgtcttTTTAGCATCCCCAGTAATGGAATATTTCCCCACAGGCTCTCAGTTTGCTGACTTGGATTACTAGATTTTCAAATCAAATAGTAATCAAACCATCATTATACTCCTGATGTAATCTTATTAGGTTACAGTGAGCTGCTGGACTCTatatgctatgtgtgtgtgtgtgtgtgtgtgtatatatatatattatctttttagggccgcacctgtgacatatggatgtttccaggccaggggctgaatcagagctgtagctgctggcctatgccacagcaatgccagatccaagctgtgtctgcagcctacaccatggttcacagcaatgccagatgcttaacccactgagtgaggccagggattgaacctttgccttcatggatttgtttcccctgagctatgatgggaactcctgtacttttttaaaaaataactttccttAATAAGATTAGATGGTGACttatctcatctttaaaattttcccaaagaagcaacccatggttttatttttgccaGCTTATTTATACTTGTTATTTCTGAATTGGAATTCCCTCTGGATTGGAATCTCCAGGGAAAGGGCAGGAGCGATGGATTTTTGTCACAAGCATCCCAGGTGAGTTCTTATAATTAATTCAAGGAGCCTGAGAAACATGGCTATGGAGTGTGCTATTATAAATGGTTTTGTCTTCTATTTGCCAAATAACCTGCCATTCATCTTTGACTCAAGAGTCACTGCATTTCTAGGGTGTAGATTGTTGTTCTACGTTAAGTGTATTATAATCTTGAGAATTTGTACCACTTGTAATCAAAATTCATAATGCATTCAAGTCTTACTTTGTGCATTAATATacaaaatgatataattttttcGAAAACCACTTTGAAAGGTGTATTCTGTATGTTTCTCATTTGATAGACGTATCTCGATCTGTTTATGTTCATTGATCTATATTACCTTTGCTGAGGTCTTCTATGTGCCTAGTTTTTGTCTCCTTGCTTTGTCGTGGGGGGTTAGAACAAAGACTTTGTTCCCACTctgtaaatctattttttttttttggtattttctgtgGTTCTTTCTTTATGACATTGAAAGTCATATTCAAATACTATTCAAAGTATTTGTAATAGATTTCCAGTACCTTTAGACTTTTATTCTGATATGCCTAATTAATATTTCTATTCCTGCTTGCTTGCCTTTTGAATTTATCTCTTTCAAAAAATGAGGTgagttaaaaaatgtatttgggtaGTTTCCTgattgctcagcaggttaaggatccaacattgtcactctggcgactgctgtggcctgggtttgatccctggcctgggaataccTGCATGCTtcaagtgaggccaaaaaaaaaaaaaaatgtattccgATAGGTGTGTAtatcatattattaaaaaaaaaaaaaaagcattaggttCCCTCCTCTCTACCCCCCGTGTGTGTGAAAAGGCATAAAGGCATCTCTCCTTGTGCCGTCATCTGACTGGCTCAGGTGGATTGCAGCGTGTATCCCTGGACCCCCCACCTCCCCGTCCTTTTTAGTTCCTCAGGCATCCAGCCTGGATGAGACTACAGATACATTTTGCTACACGAGCGTTCCCCCTCCCCCGTTTGGTTACATTTCTCACTAATGAACGAGACGCGGTCTTTATCTTGACCTGTATACCATTTATTGGATATAATATCTGTAACAATGACTTTTTCTATGGAAATAAGCAGGTTGTGTTACCTGTAGACCCGAAATGAGAAATGTGTACAAAAGTAACAGACTGTAACATAAGAaggtatgtgaaaaaaaaaatgagcaaaccaAAGCATTATAAATGGATGAAGCGCTATAAAATGAATGTACTGGTTTAGTTGCTATAACTTTGCACTGTGCTGAATAGCCTGTAGACAAGTTGGAAAGAGTTACACTGTATGTGCCACACATTCAAACAGTGGACCTTCCTTTCTGCGGCCCCGTCTGACCTGACAGAGGGAATGAGAGAGCAAGGAACTCTGCTGCCACCTGTCCTGCCTTGGACTCTGGGGATTTTCTCATTCTAGATGGAGGTATTTTTTCTATCACTGTCCTTCCTCCTTAAGTACTTGCTCATAGGCCATGACCATGAACATAAACCCACTTCTTCATCCAACTAAAATGATCACATGATATTTATTCTTCTGCCTGAATTACAAATGTGAATTAAGGACTAAAGTAGCTTTTGGAAGGACAATTACAGGCACGTTTGTTGAAGATGGTGTGGAAAGTCAGGGTTGGTTACAGAGTATTCAACCTAGAGGAGCCAAATCACACTGAGAATTCCTTTAATTGTGTTCCATCTGGCTGTCGCTATCAATCATTGGCTACTGGAACAATTTTAGATGCAGTGTTTCTTCTCCGAGCTTTTCTCATATGGGACAGGCTGGACTGCAAGCTGCCACTGCCTTCCCAAAAGTGAAGAGGGGACATTCTGTATGCAAAGCAGGGAAACATTTCATTCACGTGCAGCTGAGTGGCTTCTGGGAGAGCATCACCGCAGAGGCAGTTCTCCGCTCGGGGCTCCTGAATCATTCTTAGAGTGTCGCTACTGGGATGACCATCAGAGCTTTCAAGTAGGTTTAAGAGAAACAGATGCCAACAGGAAGTGCAGAGTGAGTCATGGGAATTTTGTAATCACAGGTACATTGGAATGTCTTTAGGTGGGAGGTGCCTCTGGGAGGGATTCTGCTGCGGGAGCAGGTGGGTCATTCTGCGCTGTGCAGCTGGAGGAGGCTGGGCTTTGGGCAGCCAGTGGGTGCACGTGTGGGGTGGCCACTTGCTGCTGCATCACCACTTTAGCTGCAAGTAGCTACACATGCAGAGACTGGTCGGGGATTGTGGAGGCGTCAGCATTGGATTTGACCTGGGAGAGGAACTTGTGtctgggtgagagagagaggcagggagatgtCCTAGCCTAGGCTGCCTGTGTCCACGTGTGTTTATGGCCCACTCATGAGCCCTGGCGAGGAGGACAGGTGGCACCTGGCTGCCACGTTCCCCACCAGCCAGCCGTGGTGTGTAGACTCTACAGCCTGAGTCACGCCCGGGGAGTGAGCACCGGCCCTGGGAGACCCTTGGGGGTAGAGCTTATCTGGGGGACTTGTGTTTTGCCAGGGCCATTTTGATAACAGCTAGGAAGGCTCACCAGGCCGTCTGCCCTGGGCCCTCCTGCCCCTCAAACAC encodes:
- the FANK1 gene encoding fibronectin type 3 and ankyrin repeat domains protein 1 isoform X3 — encoded protein: MLGNGLSLRAPQKSQSLIFVGGYATKHVVEGLEPRTLYRFRLKVTSPSGEYEYSPVVAVSTTREPISSEHFHRAVSVNDEDLLVRILQGGNVKVDVPNKFGFTALMVAAQRGYTRLVKILVSHGTDVTLRSGSGKDSLMLACYAGHLDVVKYLRRHGASWDTRDLGGCTALHWAADGGHCNVIEWMIKDGCEVDAVDTGSGWTPLLRVSAVSGNQKVASLLIDAGADVNVKDKDGKTPLMVAVLNNHEELVQLLLDKGADASVKNEFGKGVLEMARVFDRQNVVSLLEERKKKQMPKKKPSVC
- the FANK1 gene encoding fibronectin type 3 and ankyrin repeat domains protein 1 isoform X4, with amino-acid sequence MHTYGIIYTGYATKHVVEGLEPRTLYRFRLKVTSPSGEYEYSPVVAVSTTREPISSEHFHRAVSVNDEDLLVRILQGGNVKVDVPNKFGFTALMVAAQRGYTRLVKILVSHGTDVTLRSGSGKDSLMLACYAGHLDVVKYLRRHGASWDTRDLGGCTALHWAADGGHCNVIEWMIKDGCEVDAVDTGSGWTPLLRVSAVSGNQKVASLLIDAGADVNVKDKDGKTPLMVAVLNNHEELVQLLLDKGADASVKNEFGKGVLEMARVFDRQNVVSLLEERKKKQMPKKKPSVC
- the FANK1 gene encoding fibronectin type 3 and ankyrin repeat domains protein 1 isoform X2, encoding MEPQKITLSAKPHPPVVGKVTHHSIELYWDLEKKARRQGPQEQWFRFSVEEEDPKMHTYGIIYTGYATKHVVEGLEPRTLYRFRLKVTSPSGEYEYSPVVAVSTTREPISSEHFHRAVSVNDEDLLVRILQGGNVKVDVPNKFGFTALMVAAQRGYTSLMLACYAGHLDVVKYLRRHGASWDTRDLGGCTALHWAADGGHCNVIEWMIKDGCEVDAVDTGSGWTPLLRVSAVSGNQKVASLLIDAGADVNVKDKDGKTPLMVAVLNNHEELVQLLLDKGADASVKNEFGKGVLEMARVFDRQNVVSLLEERKKKQMPKKKPSVC